A stretch of DNA from Ailuropoda melanoleuca isolate Jingjing chromosome X, ASM200744v2, whole genome shotgun sequence:
attttttttttcaggagatgTTCTGAGGTGGGCTTCCACCTCACTGTTGAGATTATTTGAAGCACATCTTAACAATTGAATATGCAAGATAGTGAAGAAATAATACTTGTATTTGCATAGGACTAAAGTTGCTTTAAATTTTACTCTGAATGTCTCTTCTCAACAAACACTTTTAAAACTTGATCAACGTTCCacttgatgttttattttttttattgttatgttagtcaccaacagtacatcattaggttttggtgtagtgttccatgattcattgtttgcgtgtaacacccagtgctccgtgcaatacatCTACTTGATGTTTTAATAAAGCATTTACTTTTAGGAAAAGCAGTTGGCTGAGTTACTGCATACTTTGACTTAGCCATCGTCTCTTGGGGAAATGATTGACTTGCCTTGCCATGTATCCAGAGAAAGCACCACTCATTAGTGACAGCTTCCCAAACTTCAAGTAAAAACCATTACAGGAATAATCTATGTTAAAGGGGATGAGCTGAGTCCATTTAGTCCTATTTTAGCGATGGGAAATGCCGTGCTTCCCATAAGACTATTTcctgaacaaaataattttaaatatcagaagaaaGCTTCCATGATTATATTCCATAGGGAAAAACTCACATTTTAAACATGacaaagaaagcacaaaattCTTCAAAGACCCCAAACCATCACTTTGAAGCAAAAACTCtcaaattacttcaaaatagGAGTTAAGTGAGCCAGGTCTCATGTTTAACTGGATATCAAACACAGCTTTTTATaccaaacaaaacttttaaaaaacttttataaaataaatgcatacattacCTGGtaattgttttggttttgtgatAACCTCAATTGGTTTGATGATgcaaaatgtgaagaaaaattaCTCCGTGATGGATTTGTATTACTGTACATTGTAGTAGCTACTGTATGTAATGAGGTCCGTGGTGTCAAATGGTAGTCTCTGCTTTGATACAGTACATTGTCTGACAAGTCTCTAATATTCACCATTTGTGAATTTGGCATATTTCTTCCTGGTCCAGGCAATGCTGTACTTTGGTTCTCTGTTCCAAGGGATCTGCCACTTTCATAAAATCTTGAGTAGCTTGGTATTTGTGCTCCCATCAATGCCAACTCTTCCTCTTTGGCATACTCGTCATCAGCATCTCCAGTCTCCATTGCAATGGACAAACAAGTCCCGTCTGCCGAACTAGGCTTTTGTGGGGCATTTCCTCCCAGAATTCTCTGGGGGTAATCACTAACAGCCAATGAAAATACCTCACGGATTTCCAAGTTTTGTGTTCTACAGTAAGGGTCTCTAATAGGTGGCTTTTGCCCACAGAAGTTATGTGATGCTACACCTGTGTGTTCAGGCTTATATGACCTTTGAATTCCAACTGGTTCAATTTTGCAAGGTCGGTGGCACACAGATGGCTTTTGAGGTACCATCATCTCAGAAGCTTGCACTGAAGAGCTTCCATAGTTTTTCTTTGCGTGACTGTATACTGAATTTCCAGCATTTAGCACACTTGTCTGTCTTGACAAGATAATTGTTTTTTCACCTAAGAGCAGAGAGGCATTTTTACAGTGTGCTACTTGTCTTTGAACAGGAATGTGCAACTGAAACTCAGTATCATTTTTACTGGCCATTTTCTGAATCGGAATTTTATGTGCTTCTGTAAGTTGTGTATCTGAATGTTTGGTTGTCCCTTGCCTACTTGATGAACTTGGTGGACTGTATGTACCAGTTACAATGACATCATTATTGGCAGATGTCCAAGAAGACTGTTGGCTTGAGGGTCGAGTGATGTTAACTACATTTCTGACTGTAATGTCTGGAGATGTCAAAGAGGTACCAGGAAGAGTTCCTGCTGT
This window harbors:
- the HDX gene encoding highly divergent homeobox; protein product: MNLRSVFTVEQQRILQRYYENGMTNQSKNCFQLILQCAQETKLDFSVVRTWVGNKRRKMSSKNSESGAATAGTLPGTSLTSPDITVRNVVNITRPSSQQSSWTSANNDVIVTGTYSPPSSSSRQGTTKHSDTQLTEAHKIPIQKMASKNDTEFQLHIPVQRQVAHCKNASLLLGEKTIILSRQTSVLNAGNSVYSHAKKNYGSSSVQASEMMVPQKPSVCHRPCKIEPVGIQRSYKPEHTGVASHNFCGQKPPIRDPYCRTQNLEIREVFSLAVSDYPQRILGGNAPQKPSSADGTCLSIAMETGDADDEYAKEEELALMGAQIPSYSRFYESGRSLGTENQSTALPGPGRNMPNSQMVNIRDLSDNVLYQSRDYHLTPRTSLHTVATTMYSNTNPSRSNFSSHFASSNQLRLSQNQNNYQISGNLTVPWITGCSRKRALQDRTQFSDQDLATLKKYWDNGMTSLGSVCREKIEAVATELNVDCEIVRTWIGNRRRKYRLMGIEVPPPRGGPADFSEQPESGSLSALTSGEEAGPEVGEDNERNDEVSICLSEGSSQEESSKVPNEASAHKEEDHHAVSADNVKIEIIDDEESDMISNSEVEQVNSLLDYKNEEVRFIENELEIQKQKYFKLQTFVRSLILAMKADDKEQQQALLSDLPPELEEMDFNHASPEPDDTSFSVSSLSEKNASDSL